A section of the Thermotoga caldifontis AZM44c09 genome encodes:
- the ybeY gene encoding rRNA maturation RNase YbeY, translated as MPKIRIQNRTKHRVPIRRIRKIVEKIVEEEIGNVSVDVFFVGEKTIARLNEAFRKVKGSTDVLTFVYNDQDLYGEIFLCPVVISRNARKFGCDYEEELLRVTIHATLHLAGYDHEFDTSRSEVMFHKQEEYLKEVERGGC; from the coding sequence TTGCCGAAAATCCGGATTCAAAATCGAACGAAACACAGGGTTCCGATCAGGAGAATACGAAAGATCGTTGAGAAAATCGTGGAAGAGGAAATAGGAAACGTCTCAGTGGATGTTTTCTTCGTCGGTGAAAAGACCATCGCCAGGTTGAACGAAGCCTTCAGAAAGGTCAAGGGTTCGACCGATGTGCTGACGTTCGTTTACAACGATCAGGATCTATACGGTGAAATATTTCTCTGTCCTGTCGTGATATCGAGAAACGCACGCAAGTTCGGCTGCGACTATGAGGAGGAACTGCTGAGGGTCACGATTCACGCCACACTGCACCTTGCAGGTTACGATCACGAGTTCGACACGAGTCGTTCAGAGGTCATGTTCCACAAACAGGAAGAGTACTTAAAGGAGGTTGAACGCGGTGGTTGTTAA
- a CDS encoding HDIG domain-containing metalloprotein: MAPISDLAKRWYHFPIVLASLFLIQFPNLHAPPRFLAEYVGLVVLWLAVVTPELERKPFSLHRAYPALVFSILLVGSFVSRMILVRFGLLASPFFAPILLLALLTDRKLAVSVAVFFSVMLIMSVEPTPIEFGLILVSSIVTAVTGSGLKKRLQIIRPAFFTALCNALFLLLSLFSEEGLSFDRNPLFSLSAPFLFSVVDLGLLPFVEYASLVYSDIDLVELGNMNHPLIKLLSLRAPGTYYHSTILANLAEAAAEKIGANPILARTAAYFHDIGKVKRPYFYTENIQDRNPHDELNPKLSHLIVLDHVKYGLELARRHRLPLLVQDVIPQHHGTRVQKYFYHKAREMGENLSEDEFRYTGPKPQFKEAGIIMLADSVEAAFRSVKNPSAGRIKSLVEEIVSGIYNERELDESGLTLKDLEAIANEFAKVLLNMFKSRIEYPKEEIKRVIVLAENPDSKSNETQGSDQENTKDR, translated from the coding sequence ATGGCTCCGATAAGTGATCTGGCGAAGAGATGGTATCACTTTCCGATAGTTCTTGCTTCGCTATTTCTGATCCAGTTCCCCAACCTGCACGCTCCGCCAAGATTTCTTGCCGAATACGTGGGACTGGTCGTCCTGTGGCTGGCTGTCGTCACGCCAGAACTCGAGAGAAAACCATTTTCATTGCACAGAGCTTATCCTGCACTCGTTTTCTCTATACTACTGGTCGGTTCCTTCGTTTCCAGGATGATCCTGGTGAGGTTCGGTCTGTTGGCTTCGCCGTTCTTCGCTCCCATCCTCTTGCTCGCCCTCCTGACCGACAGGAAGTTGGCCGTCAGTGTGGCCGTTTTTTTCTCTGTTATGCTGATCATGAGCGTTGAGCCAACGCCTATCGAATTCGGTTTGATCCTGGTGAGCAGCATCGTCACTGCCGTGACTGGTTCTGGGTTGAAGAAAAGGCTGCAGATTATCAGACCCGCATTTTTCACAGCGTTGTGCAACGCTTTGTTCCTGCTGTTGAGCTTGTTCTCTGAGGAAGGTCTCTCGTTCGATCGTAATCCTCTGTTTTCACTCTCGGCGCCGTTTTTGTTCTCGGTGGTAGACCTCGGATTGCTTCCTTTCGTGGAGTACGCGAGCTTGGTGTACTCAGACATAGATCTGGTCGAACTCGGTAACATGAACCATCCTCTGATCAAGCTCCTTTCCCTGCGGGCACCGGGCACTTACTATCATTCGACGATCCTCGCAAACCTTGCGGAAGCCGCCGCGGAGAAGATCGGGGCGAATCCGATCCTCGCCAGGACGGCCGCGTATTTCCACGACATCGGCAAGGTGAAAAGACCTTACTTTTACACGGAGAACATTCAGGATAGGAACCCGCACGATGAGCTCAACCCGAAGCTCAGCCATCTGATCGTTCTGGATCACGTGAAATACGGATTGGAGCTAGCGCGTCGCCACAGGTTACCCCTTCTGGTCCAAGACGTGATCCCCCAGCACCACGGTACGCGGGTGCAGAAGTATTTCTACCACAAAGCGAGAGAGATGGGTGAAAACCTCAGCGAGGACGAATTCAGATACACAGGTCCGAAACCACAGTTCAAAGAGGCTGGTATCATCATGCTTGCGGATTCCGTCGAGGCGGCGTTCAGGAGCGTGAAGAATCCCAGCGCGGGCAGGATCAAGTCGCTCGTTGAAGAGATTGTTTCGGGTATATACAACGAGCGTGAACTCGACGAATCGGGCCTGACCCTGAAGGATCTCGAGGCGATTGCGAATGAATTCGCCAAAGTCTTGCTCAACATGTTCAAATCGAGGATAGAATATCCCAAGGAAGAGATAAAGCGGGTGATCGTGCTTGCCGAAAATCCGGATTCAAAATCGAACGAAACACAGGGTTCCGATCAGGAGAATACGAAAGATCGTTGA
- a CDS encoding DUF1015 domain-containing protein, whose product MVVKPFRALRPKREFAAKVAVKPYDVISSEEARKIVLSNPLAFYRVTKPEVNFERPVDPASEEALAVAKRNLQKYIEDGIFFQEDQDCFYIYRQISHDHTQTGLVATFSAREYIDSKIKKHELTRKEKEEERVKHIECLRAQTGLVFLFYRSNQKIDSLIESFTDQEPEYDFVDEDGVRQTIYAVRDRAAVEQIKQAFEEVPVFYIADGHHRAAAAVRVAERMASRNPNHTGMEEYNYFVGVVFPHSQLKIYDYNRVVKDLNGLSVEEFLNRLGQAFIVEKAPAQPYKPKEKHEFGMFLANTWYRLKVKDEILKQAESDPTATLDVSILQREVLDRILNIKDPRTDKRIDFVGGIHGLNALEDYVLNKGWAVAFALYPTSLEELMSVADANLIMPPKSTWFEPKLKSGLFVHLI is encoded by the coding sequence GTGGTTGTTAAGCCTTTCAGGGCCCTCAGGCCAAAAAGGGAGTTCGCGGCCAAGGTTGCTGTGAAACCGTACGACGTGATAAGTTCTGAAGAAGCACGAAAGATCGTACTGTCGAACCCTCTGGCTTTTTACAGAGTGACGAAGCCGGAGGTGAACTTCGAACGTCCGGTCGATCCAGCCTCTGAGGAAGCCTTGGCGGTGGCGAAGCGAAACCTTCAGAAGTACATCGAAGATGGGATCTTCTTCCAGGAGGATCAAGACTGTTTCTACATCTACAGACAGATCTCGCACGATCACACCCAGACCGGTCTGGTCGCGACGTTTTCTGCCAGAGAGTACATCGATTCGAAGATCAAAAAGCACGAGCTGACCAGGAAAGAAAAAGAAGAAGAAAGAGTCAAACACATAGAATGCTTGCGAGCACAAACGGGATTGGTGTTCCTGTTCTATCGTTCCAATCAGAAGATAGACAGTCTGATCGAGTCTTTCACCGATCAGGAACCTGAATACGATTTCGTGGATGAAGATGGGGTCAGACAGACTATCTACGCCGTCAGAGACAGAGCTGCCGTAGAACAAATCAAGCAAGCGTTTGAAGAAGTGCCGGTGTTTTACATCGCAGACGGTCACCACAGGGCTGCCGCGGCTGTGAGAGTCGCAGAAAGGATGGCCAGCAGAAATCCCAATCACACGGGAATGGAAGAGTACAACTATTTTGTGGGTGTCGTCTTTCCTCACAGTCAACTCAAGATATACGATTACAACAGGGTTGTGAAAGACTTGAACGGTCTCAGCGTGGAGGAGTTTTTGAACCGACTGGGTCAGGCGTTCATCGTTGAGAAAGCGCCTGCTCAGCCGTACAAACCCAAGGAAAAGCATGAATTTGGTATGTTCTTGGCAAACACGTGGTACAGGTTGAAAGTGAAGGATGAAATCTTGAAGCAGGCTGAATCCGATCCCACAGCGACCCTGGATGTCTCGATATTGCAGAGAGAGGTGCTGGATAGAATTCTGAACATTAAGGACCCGAGGACAGACAAGAGGATCGATTTTGTTGGCGGTATACACGGTCTCAACGCGCTCGAAGATTACGTTTTGAACAAGGGTTGGGCAGTCGCGTTCGCGCTCTATCCAACGTCTCTGGAAGAATTGATGAGCGTTGCGGATGCGAACTTGATCATGCCACCGAAGTCGACGTGGTTCGAACCAAAACTCAAGAGTGGACTTTTCGTTCACCTGATTTGA
- a CDS encoding PhoH family protein, with translation MVVVLGQYDNRLRFLKKRFPVSIDVSDKRIIVAGNDETAVEIVENIISQVIAAARKGYALDWQEFEALVSFYSDSAKASDVPQQPPLVGRIRPKTKGQSEYIEAMKKYDVVFAIGPAGTGKTYLAVAMALDYLKNGLVQRIVLTRPAVEAGEKLGFLPGDLVEKVDPYLRPIYDAILDMISADKFYAYRQRGIIEIAPLAFMRGRTLNNCFIILDEAQNATHQQMKMFLTRIGFNSKAVITGDVTQVDIDRQQSGLIECEKILKGIDGIGFVYLSDADVVRHPVVRNIIKAYEEYERKKNGSDK, from the coding sequence ATGGTTGTCGTGCTTGGCCAGTACGACAACAGGTTGAGATTTTTGAAGAAACGTTTTCCTGTGAGCATCGACGTCTCGGACAAGAGAATCATAGTCGCCGGGAACGATGAAACAGCCGTTGAAATAGTTGAGAACATCATATCTCAGGTGATCGCCGCCGCAAGAAAAGGTTATGCTCTGGACTGGCAGGAATTCGAAGCCTTGGTGAGTTTCTACTCCGACTCAGCGAAAGCTTCAGATGTACCGCAACAGCCGCCTCTGGTTGGAAGGATTAGGCCCAAGACCAAGGGCCAGTCTGAGTACATAGAGGCTATGAAGAAGTACGATGTGGTCTTTGCGATAGGACCGGCTGGAACTGGCAAAACTTACCTGGCGGTAGCCATGGCCTTAGATTACCTGAAGAACGGATTGGTTCAGCGCATCGTTCTGACCAGGCCCGCGGTCGAAGCCGGTGAGAAGTTGGGTTTTCTTCCGGGCGATCTGGTCGAGAAGGTGGATCCATACCTCAGGCCCATTTACGATGCCATTCTGGATATGATCTCCGCCGACAAGTTCTACGCCTACAGGCAGAGGGGTATCATAGAGATAGCCCCGCTGGCGTTCATGAGGGGAAGAACGCTGAACAACTGTTTCATCATTCTGGACGAAGCTCAGAATGCGACACACCAGCAGATGAAGATGTTTCTGACGCGCATAGGTTTCAACTCCAAAGCCGTGATCACGGGGGATGTGACACAGGTGGACATAGACAGGCAGCAGTCCGGACTTATCGAGTGCGAGAAGATACTGAAAGGCATCGATGGTATAGGTTTCGTGTACCTGAGCGATGCTGACGTGGTCAGACACCCTGTCGTGAGGAACATAATAAAGGCCTACGAAGAGTACGAGAGGAAAAAGAATGGCTCCGATAAGTGA